AGGAAGTAGAAAACAGAGTTTGTGATAATGCTGAGGAAAGCAATAGGCCTTGAGATAGTGTAAACCGCTTTTATGGTCTCAACAGTGCAATGCGAAAGTCTAATATTTTCCAATCTGGACACCATGCGGATATTCCGCATAACATGATAAGGAATGAAAAGCACAGAAAAAATTACAATTGCCAATATAACTAACGTGAGGGGCTTTTCAAGATTGACGCTTCGAGACTGGTCTTTATTCAGTTTCTTTAACATGCATGCGGTTTTCACACAGAAAACTCCCATGATGCACATTGGGAGCAAGAACCCGACAACAGTGAGACACACATTGTATATCAGATTGTGATCAGCATTCCCAGCACTCGCATAGTCAACACACTTAATGACAGTATTGTTATCATGAGCCGTGACACCAATGAAAGTTAACATGGGGAGGACTTCCAAGGTGACAAAAATCCACAAACTGATACAGATGCTAACTGCAACCTTTTTCTTTTGAAAGAAGTGGATCCTCATTGGATTGCTTACCAGTAAATATCGATCAATGCTAATGCAGGCAAGGAACAGCATGCTTAGGTACATGTTAGTGTAGAGAATGTATCTGTTTAGCTTGCAAAGGAAAGCACCAAATGTCCAGATTTTACCATTGGCATAGTAGGCCACAAACATTGGGAGGGTACAGATAAAGACCAGATCCGAAATGgaaagattaaagaggtaaataTTGCTGCACTTCCATTCCTTCAGGCAGAATATGTAACCACATATCACAATGAGGTTCCCCGTCAAACCCAAGATGAACTCAATGGTATAAAATGTTGTGAGGTAGTAGCTA
The Hemiscyllium ocellatum isolate sHemOce1 chromosome 13, sHemOce1.pat.X.cur, whole genome shotgun sequence DNA segment above includes these coding regions:
- the LOC132821674 gene encoding succinate receptor 1-like; this translates as MNETCSKVNEVLDSYYLTTFYTIEFILGLTGNLIVICGYIFCLKEWKCSNIYLFNLSISDLVFICTLPMFVAYYANGKIWTFGAFLCKLNRYILYTNMYLSMLFLACISIDRYLLVSNPMRIHFFQKKKVAVSICISLWIFVTLEVLPMLTFIGVTAHDNNTVIKCVDYASAGNADHNLIYNVCLTVVGFLLPMCIMGVFCVKTACMLKKLNKDQSRSVNLEKPLTLVILAIVIFSVLFIPYHVMRNIRMVSRLENIRLSHCTVETIKAVYTISRPIAFLSIITNSVFYFLSGDKFREIITSNIRKTIRSHCFRKHIN